From the genome of Lotus japonicus ecotype B-129 chromosome 6, LjGifu_v1.2, one region includes:
- the LOC130726869 gene encoding uncharacterized protein LOC130726869 isoform X2, with amino-acid sequence MEEEMLALEHNATWDLVPLPAGKQAVGCKWVYTTKVNPDGSLARLKARLVAKGYAQTYGVDYTDTFSPVAKLSSVRILISLAATNHWPLFQLDVKNSFLHGDLQDEVYMEQPPGFVAQGECGKVCRLKKSLYGLKQSPRSWFGRFSDVVMEFGLRRSESDHTVFFKQTNKGCILLVVYVDDIVITGSDSEGIGNLKTFLQTKFQTKDLGILKYFLGIEVMYSKNGIMISQRKYVLDLLAETGLMGSKPCETPMEPGMKLTAEGVPFSDPQRYRRLVGKLNYLTVTRPDIAFPVSVVSQFMSSPTDAHWEALIRIVKYLKKAPGRGIVYRDHGHMRVEAFSDADWAGSPMDRKSTTGYCVFLGGNLISWKSKKQNVVARSSAEAEYCAMAQTTCELMWVGQILSEMGIERISPMKLWCDNQAALHISSNPVFHERTKHIEVDCHFIREKLQQNLISTSYVRTGDQLADVFTKALNGVNASDDRSTSAIEAKIRDVVEMNSVLSHSRPKCLVVDEIDGALGDGRGAVEVLLKLVSAERKQNGGNKSLGERQLDGKSSKKRQKTASLSRPVICICNDLYAPALRPLRQVAKVHIFVQPTVSRVVSRLKYICYKEGMKATAIALTALAEYTECDIRSCLNTLQFVSKKKETLNAIDIGSQVVGQKDMSKNVLDIWKQFFQRKRTKKMERESRRSKSFEFDYLYSLISNRGDSDLFLDGIHENILQLNYHDPVMQKTVKCFNSLGVYDLMHQYIMCTQQMRIHVYLPAIAVNIHHIVAQVQKPNIEWPKSYQRCRAMMMERMDILKTWHYQISPSIARNLSASSFVEDLISPLLHILSPPTIRPVALQLLSDKEKNDLAELVSTMVSYAVTYKTMKPDILLHTVKYEGADDLGLSLVPPISNFINFKDYTSNHYVLSLAMKKVLVHEVEKHKILHVNNDKTVASVNGGHEIIDAGTNKVPLANTNRATAVDLKTNENQANVFARQLNPNPITVSQNSNPNGSANATDKAKLLKMGKLKKPSSSSSFFDRFKKLNVKGLQNDRSQQKEATLEKHRCPLLFKFNEGFTNAVKRPVRMREFLS; translated from the exons ATGGAGGAGGAAATGCTGGCCCTTGAGCATAATGCGACTTGGGATTTGGTCCCTTTACCTGCAGGGAAACAGGCTGTTGGGTGTAAGTGGGTTTACACTACTAAAGTAAACCCTGATGGTTCTCTGGCTCGCTTGAAAGCTCGGTTGGTTGCCAAGGGATATGCTCAAACATATGGGGTCGACTACACTGATACTTTTTCCCCTGTTGCTAAATTGTCCTCTGTTCGCATTCTTATCTCTCTTGCTGCTACTAATCATTGGCCTTTGTTCCAGCTAGATGTGAAGAATTCATTTTTACATGGTGATTTACAGGATGAGGTATACATGGAGCAACCACCCGGGTTTGTTGCTCAGGGGGAGTGTGGAAAAGTGTGTCGACTCAAGAAATCATTGTATGGCCTAAAACAATCACCTAGGTCCTGGTTTGGACGATTCAGTGATGTTGTTATGGAGTTTGGCTTACGAAGAAGCGAGAGTGACCACACTGTGTTTTTCAAGCAAACTAATAAAGGCTGCATTTTATTGgttgtttatgttgatgatattgtgatTACAGGTAGTGATAGTGAAGGAATTGGCAACTTGAAGACTTTCCTTCAAACGAAGTTTCAGACCAAAGATCTTGGAATTCTGAAATACTTTTTGGGCATTGAAGTTATGTACTCGAAGAATGGGATTAtgatatctcagaggaagtatgTTTTAGATTTGCTAGCTGAGACTGGTCTTATGGGATCTAAACCATGTGAGACCCCTATGGAACCAGGAATGAAACTTACAGCAGAAGGAGTTCCTTTCTCTGACCCCCAACGATATAGAAGATTGGTGGGTAAGTTGAATTACTTGACAGTTACCAGACCAGATATTGCCTTCCCAGTGAGCGTTGTAAGTCAGTTTATGTCCTCCCCGACAGACGCACATTGGGAAGCATTAATTCGCATTGTCAAGTATCTGAAGAAAGCTCCAGGAAGAGGTATCGTGTACAGGGATCATGGACATATGCGAGTGGAGGCATTTTCAGATGCTGATTGGGCAGGATCTCCTATGGATAGAAAATCCACCACTGGCTATTGTGTATTTTTGGGAGGTAATTTAATTTCTTGGAAAAGCAAGAAGCAAAATGTGGTGGCACGATCtagtgcagaagctgaatattgTGCTATGGCTCAAACTACTTGTGAACTTATGTGGGTCGGACAAATCTTGAGTGAGATGGGAATTGAGAGGATATCTCCAATGAAACTATGGTGTGATAATCAGGCTGCCCTACATATCTCATCAAATCCAGTTTTTCATGAAAGAACTAAACATATTGAGGTGGATTGCCATTTTATCCGTGAGAAGCTTCAACAGAACCTTATATCAACTTCTTATGTTAGAACAGGCGATCAACTTGCAGATGTGTTTACAAAGGCTTTAAATGGG GTTAATGCTAGTGATGATCGTTCTACATCAGCAATTGAAGCAAAAATCCGTGATGTGGTTGAGATGAACTCTGTCTTGTCTCATTCAAGGCCGAAGTGTCTG gTGGTGGATGAAATTGATGGAGCCCTTGGTGATGGTAGGGGTGCTGTAGAAGTTCTTTTAAAACTG GTTTCTGCTGAAAGGAAGCAAAATGGAGGCAATAAAAGTTTGGGCGAGCGACAGCTAGATGGGAAATCATCAAAGAAGAGGCAGAAAACTGCATCACTGTCAAGACCT GTGATTTGCATATGCAATGACCTATATGCACCTGCGTTAAGACCATTACGTCAGGTAGCCAA GGTCCATATATTTGTTCAACCAACAGTTAGCCGTGTGGTAAGCAG GCTAAAATATATATGTTACAAGGAGGGGATGAAAGCCACTGCAATTGCACTCACTGCTCTCGCTGAATATACAG AATGTGATATACGCTCATGCTTGAACACTCTCCAATTTGTGTCTAAGAAAAAAGAAACCCTCAATGCA ATTGATATTGGTTCTCAAGTAGTTGGCCAGAAGGACATGTCAAAGAATGTTTTAGACATCTGGAAACAG TTTTTCCAAAGGAAAAGAACGAAAAAGATGGAAAGGGAATCTCGTAGAAGCAAGTCCTTTGAATTTGACTACTTGTACTCCCTTATATCAAACCG TGGTGATAGTGACTTATTTCTGGATGGAATTCATGAGAACATTTTGCAGCTCAATTATCATGACCCAGTGATGCAGAAAACT GTCAAGTGTTTCAACAGTCTTGGAGTTTATGATCTAATGCATCAATATATAATGTGCACACAACAAATGCGCATTCATG TTTATTTGCCTGCTATAGCAGTTAACATACATCATATAGTAGCTCAAGTTCAGAAGCCAAATATTGAGTGGCCGAAGTCATATCAAAG GTGTAGAGCAATGATGATGGAAAGGATGGACATTTTAAAGACCTGGCACTACCAAATATCACCATCTATTGCAAGGAACTTATCAGCTAGTTCCTTTGTTGAAGACTTAATATCCCCATTGTTACATATCCTGTCCCCACCAACTATAAGACCG gtGGCCTTACAACTGCTATCAGATAAGGAGAAGAATGATCTTGCTGAATTAGTTAGCACAATGGTCTCATACGCTGTAACATACAAGACTATGAAACCGGATATACTGCTTCATACTGTGAAGTATGAAGGAGCAGATGACTTGGGTCTGTCACTTGTTCCCCCGATCAGTAACTTTATAAACTTTAAG GACTATACTTCAAACCATTATGTTCTTTCTTTAGCCATGAAGAAGGTCTTGGTGCATGAA GTTGAAAAGCATAAGATTTTACATGTTAATAATGACAAAACTGTGGCTTCAGTGAATGGAGGGCATGAAATTATTGATGCTGGAACTAACAAGGTCCCATTAGCCAATACCAATCGTGCAACTGCAGTTGATTTGAAAACCAACGAAAATCAGGCTAATGTTTTTGCAAGGCAATTAAACCCAAATCCCATTACAGTTTCACAAAACTCGAATCCCAATGGAAGTGCAAATGCAACAGACAAAGCGAAACTGCTTAAGATGGGAAAATTGAAGAAACCATCCAGTAGTTCAAGTTTCTTTGACAG GTTTAAAAAGTTGAATGTCAAGGGTCTCCAAAATGATAGATCTCAACAGAAAGAAGCTACTTTGGAGAAACATCGATGCCCTttactttttaaatttaatgaG GGTTTTACTAATGCTGTCAAAAGGCCTGTTCGAATGCGTGAATTTCTTTCCTAA
- the LOC130726869 gene encoding retrovirus-related Pol polyprotein from transposon TNT 1-94 isoform X1 encodes MMSLPDIHSFKSHSSQSHLPPPQLPLSKQDLSTQRIIGRGRESDGLYLLDEGVSKASTAYRTSSVSPFQLHCRLGHPSLGVLRKLCPQLESLSSFSCESCQFAKHHRRVYLPRLNKRAVSLFHIVHSDVWGPCPVTSKLGYKYFVTFVDDYSRATWLYLMKSRSELFTIFCNFCAEIRTQFNCPIRILRSDNAKEYFSAPFCTFMAKHGMIHQSSCIVTPQQNGVAERKNRHLMEVARALMFQMKVPKCFWADAALTAAYLINRMPSTVLNGVIPYSVLFPSCSLFPLPPKVFGCTCFVLDVRPQVTKLDPKSLKCVFLGYSRTQKGYRCFSPDLGRYLVSADVTFFEDCSFSGWSPSSFPVCESEDTFLTYITTSLAPQTTTGTGFQFYEKTYSRRPKSSAPPSDTQSLPSLPLVSSDPHDNLDLPIALRKDALSHVGWRQAMEEEMLALEHNATWDLVPLPAGKQAVGCKWVYTTKVNPDGSLARLKARLVAKGYAQTYGVDYTDTFSPVAKLSSVRILISLAATNHWPLFQLDVKNSFLHGDLQDEVYMEQPPGFVAQGECGKVCRLKKSLYGLKQSPRSWFGRFSDVVMEFGLRRSESDHTVFFKQTNKGCILLVVYVDDIVITGSDSEGIGNLKTFLQTKFQTKDLGILKYFLGIEVMYSKNGIMISQRKYVLDLLAETGLMGSKPCETPMEPGMKLTAEGVPFSDPQRYRRLVGKLNYLTVTRPDIAFPVSVVSQFMSSPTDAHWEALIRIVKYLKKAPGRGIVYRDHGHMRVEAFSDADWAGSPMDRKSTTGYCVFLGGNLISWKSKKQNVVARSSAEAEYCAMAQTTCELMWVGQILSEMGIERISPMKLWCDNQAALHISSNPVFHERTKHIEVDCHFIREKLQQNLISTSYVRTGDQLADVFTKALNGVNASDDRSTSAIEAKIRDVVEMNSVLSHSRPKCLVVDEIDGALGDGRGAVEVLLKLVSAERKQNGGNKSLGERQLDGKSSKKRQKTASLSRPVICICNDLYAPALRPLRQVAKVHIFVQPTVSRVVSRLKYICYKEGMKATAIALTALAEYTECDIRSCLNTLQFVSKKKETLNAIDIGSQVVGQKDMSKNVLDIWKQFFQRKRTKKMERESRRSKSFEFDYLYSLISNRGDSDLFLDGIHENILQLNYHDPVMQKTVKCFNSLGVYDLMHQYIMCTQQMRIHVYLPAIAVNIHHIVAQVQKPNIEWPKSYQRCRAMMMERMDILKTWHYQISPSIARNLSASSFVEDLISPLLHILSPPTIRPVALQLLSDKEKNDLAELVSTMVSYAVTYKTMKPDILLHTVKYEGADDLGLSLVPPISNFINFKDYTSNHYVLSLAMKKVLVHEVEKHKILHVNNDKTVASVNGGHEIIDAGTNKVPLANTNRATAVDLKTNENQANVFARQLNPNPITVSQNSNPNGSANATDKAKLLKMGKLKKPSSSSSFFDRFKKLNVKGLQNDRSQQKEATLEKHRCPLLFKFNEGFTNAVKRPVRMREFLS; translated from the exons ATGATGAGTTTGCCAGATATACACAGTTTCAAATCTCACAGCAGTCAGTCTCACCTTCCTCCTCCACAGCTACCTTTGTCCAAACAG GATCTGTCGACACAGAGGATTATTGGTAGAGGAAGAGAATCTGATGGACTGTATCTACTAGACGAAGGAGTCTCGAAGGCATCCACAGCTTATCGTACCAGTAGCGTGTCTCCTTTCCAGCTTCATTGTCGTCTCGGTCATCCATCTCTAGGAGTTCTTAGGAAGTTGTGTCCTCAATTGGAGTCCTTATCAAGTTTTTCTTGTGAGTCTTGTCAGTTTGCTAAACACCATCGTCGTGTTTATTTACCTCGTTTGAATAAAAGAGCTGTGTCTTTATTTCATATTGTCCACTCTGATGTATGGGGTCCATGCCCTGTAACTTCTAAATTAGGTTACAAGTATTTTGTCACATTTGTGGATGATTATTCTCGTGCAACATGGTTATATTTAATGAAATCCAGATCTGAGTTATTCACTatattttgtaacttttgtgCTGAAATTCGTACTCAATTTAACTGTCCAATACGTATTCTTCGTAGTGATAATGCCAAAGAGTACTTCTCTGCACCATTCTGTACTTTTATGGCTAAACATGGCATGATTCATCAGTCTTCTTGCATTGTTACACCACAGCAAAATGGGGTGGCCGAGCGTAAAAACCGGCATCTTATGGAAGTTGCTCGGGCTTTGATGTTTCAGATGAAAGTTCCGAAATGTTTTTGGGCTGATGCAGCTCTTACTGCTGCATATTTAATTAATCGCATGCCATCCACTGTGCTAAATGGTGTTATTCCTTATTCTGTCTTGTTTCCGTCATGTTCTTTGTTTCCTTTGCCTCCAAAAGTATTTGGTTGCACCTGTTTTGTTCTTGATGTCAGGCCTCAAGTGACTAAGTTGGATCCAAAGTCATTGAAGTGTGTGTTCCTGGGTTACTCTCGTACCCAGAAAGGGTACCGTTGTTTCTCTCCAGATCTTGGTCGCTACCTTGTCTCTGCTGATGTTACATTCTTTGAGGACTGCTCCTTCTCGGGGTGGTCGCCCTCCTCTTTCCCGGTATGTGAGTCCGAAGACACCTTCTTAACTTATATCACTACTTCCCTTGCTCCACAGACTACTACTGGTACAGGTTTCCAATTTTATGAGAAGACATATAGTCGCAGGCCGAAGAGTAGTGCTCCTCCATCGGATACTCAATCTCTACCTTCACTTCCTCTGGTGTCTTCAGACCCTCATGATAATTTGGACCTCCCTATAGCTTTACGTAAAG ATGCCTTATCACATGTTGGTTGGAGGCAGGCTATGGAGGAGGAAATGCTGGCCCTTGAGCATAATGCGACTTGGGATTTGGTCCCTTTACCTGCAGGGAAACAGGCTGTTGGGTGTAAGTGGGTTTACACTACTAAAGTAAACCCTGATGGTTCTCTGGCTCGCTTGAAAGCTCGGTTGGTTGCCAAGGGATATGCTCAAACATATGGGGTCGACTACACTGATACTTTTTCCCCTGTTGCTAAATTGTCCTCTGTTCGCATTCTTATCTCTCTTGCTGCTACTAATCATTGGCCTTTGTTCCAGCTAGATGTGAAGAATTCATTTTTACATGGTGATTTACAGGATGAGGTATACATGGAGCAACCACCCGGGTTTGTTGCTCAGGGGGAGTGTGGAAAAGTGTGTCGACTCAAGAAATCATTGTATGGCCTAAAACAATCACCTAGGTCCTGGTTTGGACGATTCAGTGATGTTGTTATGGAGTTTGGCTTACGAAGAAGCGAGAGTGACCACACTGTGTTTTTCAAGCAAACTAATAAAGGCTGCATTTTATTGgttgtttatgttgatgatattgtgatTACAGGTAGTGATAGTGAAGGAATTGGCAACTTGAAGACTTTCCTTCAAACGAAGTTTCAGACCAAAGATCTTGGAATTCTGAAATACTTTTTGGGCATTGAAGTTATGTACTCGAAGAATGGGATTAtgatatctcagaggaagtatgTTTTAGATTTGCTAGCTGAGACTGGTCTTATGGGATCTAAACCATGTGAGACCCCTATGGAACCAGGAATGAAACTTACAGCAGAAGGAGTTCCTTTCTCTGACCCCCAACGATATAGAAGATTGGTGGGTAAGTTGAATTACTTGACAGTTACCAGACCAGATATTGCCTTCCCAGTGAGCGTTGTAAGTCAGTTTATGTCCTCCCCGACAGACGCACATTGGGAAGCATTAATTCGCATTGTCAAGTATCTGAAGAAAGCTCCAGGAAGAGGTATCGTGTACAGGGATCATGGACATATGCGAGTGGAGGCATTTTCAGATGCTGATTGGGCAGGATCTCCTATGGATAGAAAATCCACCACTGGCTATTGTGTATTTTTGGGAGGTAATTTAATTTCTTGGAAAAGCAAGAAGCAAAATGTGGTGGCACGATCtagtgcagaagctgaatattgTGCTATGGCTCAAACTACTTGTGAACTTATGTGGGTCGGACAAATCTTGAGTGAGATGGGAATTGAGAGGATATCTCCAATGAAACTATGGTGTGATAATCAGGCTGCCCTACATATCTCATCAAATCCAGTTTTTCATGAAAGAACTAAACATATTGAGGTGGATTGCCATTTTATCCGTGAGAAGCTTCAACAGAACCTTATATCAACTTCTTATGTTAGAACAGGCGATCAACTTGCAGATGTGTTTACAAAGGCTTTAAATGGG GTTAATGCTAGTGATGATCGTTCTACATCAGCAATTGAAGCAAAAATCCGTGATGTGGTTGAGATGAACTCTGTCTTGTCTCATTCAAGGCCGAAGTGTCTG gTGGTGGATGAAATTGATGGAGCCCTTGGTGATGGTAGGGGTGCTGTAGAAGTTCTTTTAAAACTG GTTTCTGCTGAAAGGAAGCAAAATGGAGGCAATAAAAGTTTGGGCGAGCGACAGCTAGATGGGAAATCATCAAAGAAGAGGCAGAAAACTGCATCACTGTCAAGACCT GTGATTTGCATATGCAATGACCTATATGCACCTGCGTTAAGACCATTACGTCAGGTAGCCAA GGTCCATATATTTGTTCAACCAACAGTTAGCCGTGTGGTAAGCAG GCTAAAATATATATGTTACAAGGAGGGGATGAAAGCCACTGCAATTGCACTCACTGCTCTCGCTGAATATACAG AATGTGATATACGCTCATGCTTGAACACTCTCCAATTTGTGTCTAAGAAAAAAGAAACCCTCAATGCA ATTGATATTGGTTCTCAAGTAGTTGGCCAGAAGGACATGTCAAAGAATGTTTTAGACATCTGGAAACAG TTTTTCCAAAGGAAAAGAACGAAAAAGATGGAAAGGGAATCTCGTAGAAGCAAGTCCTTTGAATTTGACTACTTGTACTCCCTTATATCAAACCG TGGTGATAGTGACTTATTTCTGGATGGAATTCATGAGAACATTTTGCAGCTCAATTATCATGACCCAGTGATGCAGAAAACT GTCAAGTGTTTCAACAGTCTTGGAGTTTATGATCTAATGCATCAATATATAATGTGCACACAACAAATGCGCATTCATG TTTATTTGCCTGCTATAGCAGTTAACATACATCATATAGTAGCTCAAGTTCAGAAGCCAAATATTGAGTGGCCGAAGTCATATCAAAG GTGTAGAGCAATGATGATGGAAAGGATGGACATTTTAAAGACCTGGCACTACCAAATATCACCATCTATTGCAAGGAACTTATCAGCTAGTTCCTTTGTTGAAGACTTAATATCCCCATTGTTACATATCCTGTCCCCACCAACTATAAGACCG gtGGCCTTACAACTGCTATCAGATAAGGAGAAGAATGATCTTGCTGAATTAGTTAGCACAATGGTCTCATACGCTGTAACATACAAGACTATGAAACCGGATATACTGCTTCATACTGTGAAGTATGAAGGAGCAGATGACTTGGGTCTGTCACTTGTTCCCCCGATCAGTAACTTTATAAACTTTAAG GACTATACTTCAAACCATTATGTTCTTTCTTTAGCCATGAAGAAGGTCTTGGTGCATGAA GTTGAAAAGCATAAGATTTTACATGTTAATAATGACAAAACTGTGGCTTCAGTGAATGGAGGGCATGAAATTATTGATGCTGGAACTAACAAGGTCCCATTAGCCAATACCAATCGTGCAACTGCAGTTGATTTGAAAACCAACGAAAATCAGGCTAATGTTTTTGCAAGGCAATTAAACCCAAATCCCATTACAGTTTCACAAAACTCGAATCCCAATGGAAGTGCAAATGCAACAGACAAAGCGAAACTGCTTAAGATGGGAAAATTGAAGAAACCATCCAGTAGTTCAAGTTTCTTTGACAG GTTTAAAAAGTTGAATGTCAAGGGTCTCCAAAATGATAGATCTCAACAGAAAGAAGCTACTTTGGAGAAACATCGATGCCCTttactttttaaatttaatgaG GGTTTTACTAATGCTGTCAAAAGGCCTGTTCGAATGCGTGAATTTCTTTCCTAA
- the LOC130726869 gene encoding uncharacterized protein LOC130726869 isoform X3, whose amino-acid sequence MDMDMEDMDIPLPEELELLESESHLYEQDFYYPPDFDDATEPQPEQPHPDLALPSEPETSNHKRSRSSSPSGLDPSDQEKRAKVRVSLEDSHSDDDEWLRFSPRPVPAEQPKSWKDGTLSRYASEIDGEFMPVTAPNGDRVYAKLDRFLGDERATKLSCRENSSDLCLEPISNLFQKLEQETLDKTLQASLESQSVEDVTETQTVHEKLWVDKYAPKSFTELLSDEQTNREVLLWLKLWDSTVYGSEIRNTSDEVLSALKQHSSVTQNHKPLDSKFPRKNRESKWSSRSYANSTSTDECDNSKTIQDAWNSKSRTIGPPEQKILLLCGPPGLGKTTLAHVAARHCGYDVLEVNASDDRSTSAIEAKIRDVVEMNSVLSHSRPKCLVVDEIDGALGDGRGAVEVLLKLVSAERKQNGGNKSLGERQLDGKSSKKRQKTASLSRPVICICNDLYAPALRPLRQVAKVHIFVQPTVSRVVSRLKYICYKEGMKATAIALTALAEYTECDIRSCLNTLQFVSKKKETLNAIDIGSQVVGQKDMSKNVLDIWKQFFQRKRTKKMERESRRSKSFEFDYLYSLISNRGDSDLFLDGIHENILQLNYHDPVMQKTVKCFNSLGVYDLMHQYIMCTQQMRIHVYLPAIAVNIHHIVAQVQKPNIEWPKSYQRCRAMMMERMDILKTWHYQISPSIARNLSASSFVEDLISPLLHILSPPTIRPVALQLLSDKEKNDLAELVSTMVSYAVTYKTMKPDILLHTVKYEGADDLGLSLVPPISNFINFKDYTSNHYVLSLAMKKVLVHEVEKHKILHVNNDKTVASVNGGHEIIDAGTNKVPLANTNRATAVDLKTNENQANVFARQLNPNPITVSQNSNPNGSANATDKAKLLKMGKLKKPSSSSSFFDRFKKLNVKGLQNDRSQQKEATLEKHRCPLLFKFNEGFTNAVKRPVRMREFLS is encoded by the exons ATGGACATGGACATGGAGGACATGGACATTCCCCTCCCGGAAGAGCTCGAATTGCTCGAATCCGAATCTCATCTCTACGAACAAGACTTCTACTACCCTCCAGACTTCGATGATGCAACCGAACCCCAACCCGAACAACCGCACCCAGATCTCGCACTTCCTTCTGAACCCGAAACCAGCAACCACAAGCGTTctcgttcttcttctccttcgggTTTGGATCCTTCCGATCAAGAGAAAAGAGCCAAGGTTAGGGTTAGTTTAGAGGATTCCCACTCCGACGACGACGAGTGGCTTCGTTTCTCTCCTCGTCCCGTTCCGGCTGAACAACCGAAGTCCTGGAAGGATGGGACGCTGTCGCGGTACGCGTCGGAGATTGACGGTGAGTTTATGCCGGTCACCGCGCCCAATGGGGACAGGGTTTACGCCAAGCTGGACCGGTTCCTAGGAGATGAACGGGCTACGAAGCTGTCTTGCAGAGAAAATTCATCTG ATCTTTGTTTAGAACCGATTAGTAATCTGTTTCAAAAGTTGGAGCAAGAGACTTTAGATAAG ACGTTGCAAGCTAGCTTGGAAAGCCAAAGTGTTGAAGATGTTACAGAAACACAAACGGTCCATGAGAAACTTTGGGTGGACAAATATGCTCCCAAATCGTTTACTGAACTTCTTAGTGATGAACAGACAAATCGTGAG GTACTCCTGTGGTTGAAGCTCTGGGACTCTACTGTGTATGGATCTGAAATTCGAAATACGTCAGATGAAGTTTTGTCGGCTTTGAAGCAACATTCTTCTGTCACCCAAAATCATAAACCTTTAGATTCAAAGTTTCCGAGGAAAAACAGGGAATCCAAATGGAGTAGTAGAAGTTATGCAAATTCTACAAGTACGGATGAATGTGATAATTCAAAGACTATTCAGGATGCATGGAATTCAAAGTCAAGGACTATTGGTCCACCAGAACAGAAG ATCCTTTTGCTCTGTGGACCACCGGGTCTTGGAAAAACAACACTAGCACATGTAGCTGCTAGGCACTGTGGATATGATGTGTTGGAG GTTAATGCTAGTGATGATCGTTCTACATCAGCAATTGAAGCAAAAATCCGTGATGTGGTTGAGATGAACTCTGTCTTGTCTCATTCAAGGCCGAAGTGTCTG gTGGTGGATGAAATTGATGGAGCCCTTGGTGATGGTAGGGGTGCTGTAGAAGTTCTTTTAAAACTG GTTTCTGCTGAAAGGAAGCAAAATGGAGGCAATAAAAGTTTGGGCGAGCGACAGCTAGATGGGAAATCATCAAAGAAGAGGCAGAAAACTGCATCACTGTCAAGACCT GTGATTTGCATATGCAATGACCTATATGCACCTGCGTTAAGACCATTACGTCAGGTAGCCAA GGTCCATATATTTGTTCAACCAACAGTTAGCCGTGTGGTAAGCAG GCTAAAATATATATGTTACAAGGAGGGGATGAAAGCCACTGCAATTGCACTCACTGCTCTCGCTGAATATACAG AATGTGATATACGCTCATGCTTGAACACTCTCCAATTTGTGTCTAAGAAAAAAGAAACCCTCAATGCA ATTGATATTGGTTCTCAAGTAGTTGGCCAGAAGGACATGTCAAAGAATGTTTTAGACATCTGGAAACAG TTTTTCCAAAGGAAAAGAACGAAAAAGATGGAAAGGGAATCTCGTAGAAGCAAGTCCTTTGAATTTGACTACTTGTACTCCCTTATATCAAACCG TGGTGATAGTGACTTATTTCTGGATGGAATTCATGAGAACATTTTGCAGCTCAATTATCATGACCCAGTGATGCAGAAAACT GTCAAGTGTTTCAACAGTCTTGGAGTTTATGATCTAATGCATCAATATATAATGTGCACACAACAAATGCGCATTCATG TTTATTTGCCTGCTATAGCAGTTAACATACATCATATAGTAGCTCAAGTTCAGAAGCCAAATATTGAGTGGCCGAAGTCATATCAAAG GTGTAGAGCAATGATGATGGAAAGGATGGACATTTTAAAGACCTGGCACTACCAAATATCACCATCTATTGCAAGGAACTTATCAGCTAGTTCCTTTGTTGAAGACTTAATATCCCCATTGTTACATATCCTGTCCCCACCAACTATAAGACCG gtGGCCTTACAACTGCTATCAGATAAGGAGAAGAATGATCTTGCTGAATTAGTTAGCACAATGGTCTCATACGCTGTAACATACAAGACTATGAAACCGGATATACTGCTTCATACTGTGAAGTATGAAGGAGCAGATGACTTGGGTCTGTCACTTGTTCCCCCGATCAGTAACTTTATAAACTTTAAG GACTATACTTCAAACCATTATGTTCTTTCTTTAGCCATGAAGAAGGTCTTGGTGCATGAA GTTGAAAAGCATAAGATTTTACATGTTAATAATGACAAAACTGTGGCTTCAGTGAATGGAGGGCATGAAATTATTGATGCTGGAACTAACAAGGTCCCATTAGCCAATACCAATCGTGCAACTGCAGTTGATTTGAAAACCAACGAAAATCAGGCTAATGTTTTTGCAAGGCAATTAAACCCAAATCCCATTACAGTTTCACAAAACTCGAATCCCAATGGAAGTGCAAATGCAACAGACAAAGCGAAACTGCTTAAGATGGGAAAATTGAAGAAACCATCCAGTAGTTCAAGTTTCTTTGACAG GTTTAAAAAGTTGAATGTCAAGGGTCTCCAAAATGATAGATCTCAACAGAAAGAAGCTACTTTGGAGAAACATCGATGCCCTttactttttaaatttaatgaG GGTTTTACTAATGCTGTCAAAAGGCCTGTTCGAATGCGTGAATTTCTTTCCTAA